In one window of Erwinia tasmaniensis Et1/99 DNA:
- a CDS encoding MFS transporter — protein MSASIAPSIDAEAPPVNSRGKVMVASLVGTAIEFFDFYIYATAAVIVFPHIFFPQGDTTVATLQSLATFAIAFVARPIGSALFGHFGDRAGRKVTLVASLLTMGISTVVIGLLPGYDSIGVFAPLLLALARFGQGLGLGGEWGGAALLATENAPAKKRALYGSFPQLGAPIGFFFANGTFLLLSWLLSEEQFMNWGWRVPFILSAVLVLIGLYVRVSLHESPVFAKVQKEKKQVKVPIGTLLSKHLGTTIIGTFIMLATYTLFYIMTVYSMTYGTTPIPNGLGIPRNTFLWMLMLAVIGFGVMVPIAGLLADRFGRRRTMIVITLLIIAFALIFPSMLGSGNQGLIMAFLLCGLSIMGLTFGPMGALLPELFPTEVRYTGASFSYNLSSILGASVAPYIATWLAHTYGLFYVGIYLTAMACLTLVALILCKETRHASLFE, from the coding sequence ATGTCAGCCTCCATCGCACCCTCTATCGACGCCGAAGCCCCCCCCGTCAACTCACGTGGTAAAGTGATGGTCGCCTCACTGGTCGGAACGGCTATTGAGTTCTTCGACTTCTATATTTACGCCACCGCAGCTGTCATCGTCTTTCCCCATATTTTCTTCCCACAGGGGGATACCACCGTTGCCACGCTCCAGTCGCTGGCCACTTTCGCCATTGCCTTTGTCGCGCGCCCGATTGGCTCCGCCCTGTTTGGCCACTTCGGCGATCGTGCCGGCCGCAAAGTGACGCTGGTTGCCTCACTGCTGACGATGGGGATCTCAACCGTTGTTATCGGCCTGCTGCCGGGTTACGACAGCATCGGCGTGTTCGCCCCGCTGCTGCTGGCGCTGGCACGTTTCGGTCAGGGGCTCGGCCTCGGTGGCGAGTGGGGAGGCGCAGCCCTGCTGGCGACCGAAAACGCCCCGGCGAAAAAGCGTGCGCTGTACGGATCGTTCCCGCAGCTCGGTGCGCCTATCGGCTTTTTCTTTGCCAATGGCACCTTCCTGCTGCTCTCCTGGCTGCTAAGCGAAGAACAGTTTATGAACTGGGGATGGCGCGTGCCGTTTATTCTTTCTGCCGTGCTGGTACTGATTGGCCTGTACGTGCGCGTGTCGCTGCATGAATCGCCGGTCTTCGCCAAAGTACAAAAAGAGAAAAAGCAGGTAAAAGTCCCGATTGGCACCCTGCTCAGCAAGCATCTTGGCACCACCATTATCGGCACGTTTATTATGCTGGCGACCTATACGCTGTTCTACATCATGACAGTGTATTCAATGACCTACGGAACAACCCCGATACCAAATGGCTTAGGGATCCCGCGTAATACCTTCCTGTGGATGCTGATGCTGGCGGTAATCGGGTTTGGCGTGATGGTGCCGATTGCCGGGCTGCTGGCGGACCGTTTTGGTCGCCGCAGGACGATGATTGTGATTACGCTGCTGATCATCGCTTTCGCGCTGATTTTCCCGTCAATGCTGGGTTCCGGTAATCAGGGGCTGATTATGGCCTTTTTGTTGTGCGGTCTGAGCATCATGGGATTGACCTTCGGCCCTATGGGCGCGCTGCTTCCGGAGCTTTTCCCTACCGAGGTACGGTATACCGGGGCATCGTTCTCCTACAACCTGTCGTCTATTCTCGGCGCGTCCGTCGCCCCCTACATTGCCACCTGGTTAGCGCACACTTACGGGCTGTTCTACGTGGGAATCTACCTGACGGCGATGGCGTGTCTGACGCTGGTGGCGCTCATCTTGTGTAAAGAGACGCGCCACGCGTCGCTGTTTGAGTAG
- the mgtA gene encoding magnesium-translocating P-type ATPase yields the protein MKMHKANLKKARDLAIASAATQSLDNTLARLNTQCQGLTYEDAAERLQQYGSNQVASERAPAAWLQMLRAFNNPFIWILIVLAAISFFTDYLLPRHQGEETDLTKAIILLVMIGLSGLLRFWQEYRTNKSAEALKSLVRTTATVVRRSHADREAVNIEVPLAEVVPGDIVVLSAGDMIPADVRLLTSRDLFVSQAALSGEALPVEKYDTSSRPHRETLEAPLDEQALLSQPGICLMGTNVASGTATAVVVATGNDTWFGSLAHSLLGDRPQTSFDRGVNSVSWLLIRFMLVMVPVVLLLNGYIKGDWSDALMFALAVAVGLTPEMLPMIVSSNLAKGAIALSKRKVVVKRLNAIQNFGAMDVLCSDKTGTLTQDRIILAQHLNLHGHSDEHVLQHAWLNSRHQTGVKNLMDKAILAFSQGSAAIGELWRYRKVDELPFDFERRRLSVLVADKDQQTLICKGAVDEMLAVSAYWMDAGEVRPLDDAARQHVKQLAESYNRQGFRVLLIASRQMSKHSPTELLSAGDERELVISGILTFLDPPKESAAEAIAALHENGVTVKVLTGDNAIVTAKVCRDVGLDPGEPLCGSEISRLDDAELARLVEQRTLFCRLSPQQKTRVLQMLQSNGHTVGFLGDGINDAPALRAADIGISVDSATDIAKESADIILLEKSLLVLEQGVIQGRETFGNIIKYLNMTASSNFGNVFSVLVASAFIPFLPMMAIHLLLQNLMYDLSQLALPWDKMDKEFLRKPRKWNAKNIGRFMLCVGPTSSIFDITTFWLMWHVFAANSVESQALFQSGWFVEGLLSQTLVVHMLRTQKIPFIQSRAALPVMLMTGLVMALGILIPFSPLGHAVGLVPLPWSYFPWLLATLLGYCLVTQGVKRLYMRRFGQWF from the coding sequence ATGAAAATGCATAAAGCCAACCTGAAAAAGGCACGCGATCTGGCTATTGCCAGCGCAGCGACACAGAGCCTGGACAATACCCTTGCTCGCCTGAATACCCAATGCCAGGGACTGACCTATGAAGATGCCGCCGAACGGTTGCAGCAGTATGGATCAAACCAGGTAGCCAGCGAACGGGCACCTGCCGCGTGGTTGCAAATGTTGCGGGCTTTCAACAACCCGTTTATCTGGATACTGATCGTGCTGGCCGCCATCAGCTTCTTCACCGACTATTTGCTGCCGCGGCATCAGGGTGAGGAGACTGACCTGACCAAAGCGATTATTCTGCTGGTGATGATCGGTCTAAGCGGGCTGCTGCGTTTCTGGCAGGAGTACCGCACCAATAAATCGGCCGAGGCGCTGAAATCCCTGGTTCGCACCACGGCGACCGTTGTTCGCCGGAGCCATGCCGACCGTGAGGCGGTAAACATTGAGGTGCCGCTTGCCGAAGTGGTGCCGGGCGATATCGTTGTGCTGTCAGCCGGGGATATGATCCCCGCTGACGTGCGGCTGCTCACTTCCCGCGATCTATTCGTCAGCCAGGCGGCCTTGAGCGGTGAAGCGTTGCCTGTCGAAAAATATGACACCTCCAGCCGGCCGCATCGCGAAACGCTGGAGGCACCGCTTGATGAACAGGCGCTGTTAAGCCAGCCCGGTATCTGCCTGATGGGAACCAATGTCGCCAGCGGAACGGCTACTGCGGTAGTGGTGGCTACGGGTAACGATACCTGGTTTGGCTCGTTGGCCCACTCATTGCTAGGCGATCGCCCACAAACCTCTTTTGACAGAGGCGTCAACAGCGTGAGCTGGCTACTGATCCGCTTTATGTTGGTGATGGTGCCGGTTGTGCTGCTGTTAAACGGCTACATTAAGGGCGACTGGAGCGATGCGCTGATGTTTGCCCTGGCGGTGGCCGTTGGCCTGACGCCGGAAATGCTGCCAATGATTGTCAGCTCTAACCTGGCGAAGGGGGCTATCGCGCTGTCTAAGCGCAAAGTCGTGGTTAAGCGACTGAATGCCATCCAGAACTTTGGCGCGATGGACGTGCTGTGCAGCGATAAAACCGGCACTCTGACTCAGGATCGGATCATTCTTGCGCAGCATCTCAATCTGCACGGCCACAGCGATGAACACGTATTGCAACATGCCTGGCTCAACAGTCGCCATCAGACCGGGGTGAAAAATCTGATGGATAAAGCCATCCTCGCCTTCAGCCAGGGCAGTGCGGCGATCGGTGAACTGTGGCGTTATCGCAAAGTGGATGAGCTGCCGTTTGATTTTGAGCGTCGTCGTCTGTCGGTACTGGTGGCTGATAAGGATCAGCAAACCCTGATCTGCAAAGGGGCCGTGGATGAAATGCTGGCGGTATCGGCCTACTGGATGGATGCGGGAGAAGTACGCCCGCTGGACGATGCGGCTCGCCAGCATGTGAAGCAGCTGGCGGAAAGCTACAACCGTCAGGGGTTCCGCGTGCTGCTCATCGCCTCTCGCCAGATGAGTAAGCACTCGCCTACAGAGCTGCTTAGTGCCGGAGATGAACGTGAGCTGGTCATCAGCGGCATATTGACGTTCCTCGATCCCCCGAAAGAGAGCGCCGCGGAAGCGATTGCTGCCCTGCATGAAAACGGCGTCACGGTCAAAGTGTTAACCGGCGATAACGCGATTGTCACCGCGAAAGTCTGCCGTGACGTTGGGCTGGATCCGGGTGAACCTCTGTGCGGTAGCGAGATTTCGCGCCTCGATGATGCGGAGCTGGCGCGGCTGGTCGAGCAAAGAACGCTATTTTGCCGCCTCAGCCCGCAGCAGAAAACCCGCGTGTTACAGATGCTGCAAAGCAACGGTCACACCGTGGGCTTTCTGGGTGACGGTATCAACGATGCGCCAGCGCTGCGCGCGGCCGATATCGGTATCTCTGTCGATAGCGCTACCGATATCGCCAAAGAGTCGGCGGATATCATTTTACTGGAGAAAAGCCTGCTGGTGCTGGAACAGGGGGTGATTCAGGGCCGTGAAACCTTCGGAAATATCATCAAATACCTGAACATGACCGCCAGCTCCAACTTTGGCAACGTCTTTTCGGTGCTGGTGGCCAGCGCATTTATTCCGTTCCTGCCGATGATGGCGATCCATCTTCTGTTGCAGAACCTGATGTACGACCTTTCCCAGCTGGCGCTGCCGTGGGACAAAATGGATAAAGAATTTCTGCGTAAGCCGCGTAAGTGGAACGCGAAAAATATTGGCCGTTTTATGCTGTGCGTCGGCCCGACATCGTCCATTTTCGACATCACCACGTTCTGGCTGATGTGGCACGTTTTTGCCGCCAACAGCGTGGAATCACAGGCGTTATTCCAGTCCGGTTGGTTTGTTGAAGGGCTGCTGTCGCAGACGCTGGTGGTGCATATGCTGCGTACCCAGAAAATTCCGTTTATCCAGAGCCGTGCCGCGTTGCCGGTGATGCTGATGACCGGGTTAGTGATGGCGTTGGGTATTCTTATCCCGTTCTCGCCGCTGGGTCATGCCGTTGGCCTGGTGCCGCTGCCGTGGAGCTACTTCCCGTGGCTGCTGGCAACGCTGCTCGGCTACTGCCTGGTGACCCAGGGCGTAAAACGTCTTTATATGCGCCGTTTCGGCCAGTGGTTCTAA
- a CDS encoding MgtC family protein: MAWTPFILHLALAVTLGAIIGAERQWRQRMAGLRTNALVATGAAIFILSSASTSPDSPGRIAAQIVSGIGFLGAGVIMRQGLNVSGLNTAATLWCSAAVGVLCGLGQFANATLATLVLLCANILLREAAQRINMQPRAADSETEQRYRIQIVCGSEDEVLVRTLILQALNGMALRLQSLYSADIARPGHLEVSAEVMAFPAAQREIENIVCRISLEKSVSAVHWRIAPAVAV; this comes from the coding sequence ATGGCATGGACTCCTTTTATCCTGCATCTGGCCCTGGCGGTGACGCTCGGGGCGATTATCGGTGCTGAACGTCAGTGGCGTCAGCGTATGGCCGGGCTGCGTACCAATGCCCTGGTCGCGACCGGCGCGGCAATTTTTATTCTTAGCTCCGCCAGCACGTCGCCAGACAGCCCTGGCCGCATTGCGGCGCAGATTGTTTCCGGCATCGGTTTTCTCGGCGCAGGGGTGATTATGCGCCAGGGGCTGAATGTCTCCGGGCTGAATACCGCCGCCACGCTATGGTGTTCCGCCGCGGTTGGCGTGCTTTGCGGTCTTGGGCAGTTTGCTAACGCCACGCTGGCTACGCTGGTATTACTTTGCGCCAACATCCTGCTGCGTGAGGCGGCTCAACGTATCAATATGCAGCCCCGAGCCGCAGACAGTGAAACGGAACAGCGCTACCGTATTCAGATCGTCTGCGGTAGCGAAGATGAAGTGTTGGTGCGTACCCTGATTTTGCAGGCGCTCAACGGCATGGCGCTGCGCCTGCAGTCGCTTTATAGCGCCGACATTGCCCGGCCGGGGCATCTTGAAGTGAGCGCGGAGGTGATGGCTTTCCCCGCCGCACAGCGCGAAATAGAAAACATTGTCTGCCGCATCAGCCTGGAAAAAAGCGTCAGTGCGGTGCACTGGCGGATAGCACCAGCGGTAGCGGTTTAA
- a CDS encoding alginate lyase family protein: MQSVLCRIVLLLLTGFFSLALGAQEYAFLHRHELALNKRLLQQQQAPDLTVAAWRRLRVQADRDLTLPLLSVTDKKLTPPGGSQHDYYSLSAYWWPDNLAPDGLPWLRRDGEVNPASKNGDSDGVRLAEFTARVQTLTLAWYFSDDERYARRAIALIRRWFISPSTRMDPNLTFAQMIPGRASARRSGVLDGRYFATRIVDSLIMLRLAPGWRAEDEKQMQRWMNDYLYWLLNSRQGRSEARAENNHGSWYNVQVAGIAWYLQRPQVIKQMVQQATGRMNSQFAADGSQPKELARTRSFHYSWFNLQALTALAGLARHGVGEDLWHYRTTQQVTLLKALDFMVPFSDGRQRWPWRSLDPIGVRLIPLLSQADNQLGSDRYQQAIRQTAWTLPERGAARGAMLDAQRDCWLLSQPRFSIHSPPARAE, from the coding sequence ATGCAGTCTGTTCTTTGCCGCATCGTTCTGCTGCTACTGACGGGCTTTTTCAGCCTGGCGTTGGGCGCACAGGAATATGCTTTTCTTCATCGCCACGAGCTGGCGCTGAACAAGCGGTTGCTGCAACAGCAGCAGGCGCCCGATCTGACCGTTGCCGCCTGGCGTCGGTTACGGGTACAGGCCGACCGCGATCTGACTCTGCCGTTGCTTAGCGTCACCGATAAAAAACTGACGCCGCCGGGGGGATCTCAGCACGACTACTACAGCCTTAGCGCCTACTGGTGGCCGGATAATCTTGCCCCGGACGGACTGCCGTGGCTGCGACGCGATGGTGAGGTCAATCCGGCGAGTAAAAATGGCGACAGCGACGGCGTGCGCCTGGCCGAATTTACCGCCCGCGTGCAGACGTTGACGCTGGCCTGGTATTTTTCCGACGATGAACGTTACGCCCGCCGCGCGATAGCGCTTATTCGCCGCTGGTTTATCTCCCCGAGCACGCGCATGGATCCCAACCTGACTTTCGCCCAGATGATACCGGGCAGGGCATCCGCCCGGCGCTCCGGGGTGCTCGACGGGCGGTATTTTGCCACGCGTATCGTCGACTCGCTGATCATGCTGCGGCTAGCTCCCGGCTGGCGTGCCGAAGACGAAAAGCAGATGCAGCGGTGGATGAACGACTATCTGTACTGGCTGCTCAACAGTCGGCAGGGACGTAGTGAGGCGCGGGCGGAAAACAATCACGGCAGCTGGTACAACGTACAGGTGGCAGGGATTGCCTGGTATCTGCAACGACCGCAGGTGATTAAGCAGATGGTGCAGCAGGCAACAGGGCGCATGAATAGTCAGTTTGCCGCTGATGGCAGCCAGCCGAAGGAGCTGGCCCGCACCCGCTCCTTCCACTACAGCTGGTTTAATCTGCAGGCGCTCACCGCGCTGGCCGGGCTGGCACGGCACGGCGTAGGCGAAGATCTTTGGCACTATCGCACCACGCAACAGGTTACGCTGCTGAAGGCGCTAGATTTTATGGTGCCGTTTAGCGATGGCCGTCAGCGCTGGCCGTGGCGTAGCTTAGACCCTATCGGGGTACGCCTGATCCCGCTGTTGTCACAGGCGGATAATCAGCTGGGTAGCGATCGTTATCAGCAGGCGATTCGGCAGACGGCGTGGACGCTCCCCGAACGCGGCGCGGCGCGTGGGGCGATGCTGGATGCGCAGCGCGATTGCTGGCTGCTATCGCAACCGCGCTTCAGCATCCATTCGCCGCCAGCGCGCGCGGAATAA
- a CDS encoding M16 family metallopeptidase — protein MQDTRIRLLVGGILLAAASLVQAETLQPDPAWQQGKLENGFSWQLLATPQRPSDRVEIRLMVNTGSMVESTQQEGYSHLLPRLALVHNAKLDPTQQRALWQQSIDPQHTQPPVIISYDYTLYNLSLPNNRPDVLKEALNWLAATAGDMSINQQVVNTAIHADDPIATWPGNPQDVWWRYRLKGSSMLAHDPAAVVKQPVDLAQLNAFYKQWYTPDAMTLFVVGNVDSRSLTEQINKTFSPLHGKREQPAVMPTLSPLLQQPVSLVNNALGQDRLSLVWDNPWPPIRESSSLLRYWQSDLAREALFWHVQRALSDKKTPGIQVGFDCRVLYQRAQCAINMDSDNGALTSNLELVAKEMVSVRDKGLTQTEFNALMAQKNAELSKLFATYARTDTGVLMNQRLRSQQNAVVDIAPEQYQTLRQKFLSGLTLDMLNQELRQQLTQDMTMVLMQPQGEAETNINALQEGFQKIMAPVASSEAAAGENATPAP, from the coding sequence ATGCAGGACACCAGAATTCGTCTTTTGGTTGGGGGGATACTGCTGGCAGCAGCCAGTTTAGTGCAGGCGGAAACGCTGCAACCCGACCCCGCCTGGCAACAAGGAAAGCTGGAAAACGGTTTCAGCTGGCAGCTGCTGGCTACACCTCAACGGCCAAGTGACCGTGTTGAGATCCGCCTGATGGTCAATACCGGCTCGATGGTGGAAAGCACCCAACAGGAAGGTTATAGCCATCTTTTACCGCGCCTTGCGCTGGTTCATAATGCAAAGCTTGACCCCACCCAGCAGCGCGCGCTCTGGCAGCAGAGCATCGATCCGCAGCACACACAGCCACCGGTTATCATCTCGTACGATTACACGCTGTATAACCTCAGCCTGCCCAATAACCGCCCGGACGTGCTCAAAGAAGCCCTGAACTGGCTGGCGGCAACGGCAGGCGATATGTCCATTAATCAGCAGGTCGTGAATACGGCGATTCATGCTGACGATCCCATCGCGACATGGCCGGGTAATCCGCAGGATGTCTGGTGGCGCTATCGCCTGAAAGGCTCGTCCATGCTGGCGCACGACCCCGCTGCGGTCGTGAAGCAGCCCGTCGATCTTGCACAGCTCAATGCCTTTTATAAGCAGTGGTACACGCCGGATGCCATGACGCTGTTTGTGGTGGGTAATGTCGACAGCCGCAGCCTGACGGAGCAAATCAATAAAACGTTCTCTCCGCTGCACGGCAAACGTGAACAGCCCGCCGTGATGCCAACCCTTTCTCCTTTGCTGCAACAGCCGGTGAGTCTGGTTAACAACGCCCTCGGCCAGGATCGTCTGTCCCTGGTATGGGATAATCCGTGGCCACCCATTCGCGAATCGTCCAGCCTGCTGCGCTACTGGCAGAGCGATCTGGCGCGTGAAGCGCTGTTCTGGCATGTGCAGCGCGCGCTGAGCGATAAAAAAACGCCGGGCATCCAGGTTGGCTTCGACTGTCGAGTGCTGTATCAACGCGCCCAGTGCGCCATCAATATGGATTCCGACAACGGGGCGTTGACCAGCAATCTTGAGCTGGTAGCAAAAGAGATGGTTTCCGTGCGCGATAAGGGCCTGACGCAGACGGAGTTTAATGCGCTGATGGCGCAGAAAAACGCCGAGCTGAGCAAACTGTTTGCGACCTATGCGCGTACCGATACCGGCGTGCTGATGAACCAGCGTCTGCGTTCACAGCAGAATGCGGTCGTGGATATCGCCCCTGAACAGTATCAGACGCTGCGCCAGAAGTTTCTGTCTGGCCTGACGCTGGATATGCTTAATCAGGAGCTACGCCAGCAGCTGACGCAGGATATGACTATGGTGCTGATGCAGCCTCAGGGCGAAGCGGAAACCAACATTAACGCGTTGCAGGAAGGTTTTCAGAAGATTATGGCCCCCGTTGCCTCTTCAGAAGCCGCAGCCGGCGAGAACGCCACCCCCGCACCTTAA
- a CDS encoding AsmA family protein, which translates to MSRTGKVIGSIGGIFLLLVVVIVAVVAWFDWNRLKPTLNRKVSTEINRPFAIRGDLGVNWQRNRTEPGWRGWVPWPQVHAEDIMLGNPPNVPDVTMIHLERIDATISPLALLSQQIYLPWIKLQQLQVKLVQNADGKNNWTFDLADSDGEKASQAPSAWSFRLDNVAFDRGTISYRDAINKADVQVVVDPLGKPVPYAQLAGGDDKQKGAADFVFGWRASGTYNNEKLTGEGKIGGMLSLRSQNTPFPVAADVRNGTTRVRVAGTVQDPMDLGGMDLRLRFSGDTLANLYGLTGVLLPDTPPYETDGHLTARFQQPGGAVFHYKNFNGHIGDSDIRGSLAYAQGDRRPKLEGSLESLQLRMADLGPLIGVNSGKDSAKTARAKAQRGEKSMQPAGRVLPHDTFDTQSWQAMDADVRFRGKRIEHGSSLPISDLSTHLVLNNGNLLLDPLRFDIAGGSLNATVRLQGDRSPMLGRVDLHARHLKLRQLFPDVAAMRSALGQINGDASLNGRGNSVADLLATSNGDLKLLMNDGLISRSLMEIVGLNVGNFVVGKLFGDDEVKINCAAVDLQMKQGVASSRLLVFDTENAIINVTGSTNFANERLDLSINPQSKGIRIITLRSPLYVRGTFKNPDAGVKTGSLLARGAAALALGTVVAPAAALLALVSPSDNDENQCTRVLQQMKAK; encoded by the coding sequence ATGTCGCGTACGGGAAAAGTTATAGGCAGTATTGGCGGGATTTTTTTATTACTGGTGGTCGTCATTGTGGCGGTGGTCGCGTGGTTTGACTGGAATCGCCTGAAACCTACCCTCAATCGGAAAGTGTCGACAGAGATCAACCGCCCGTTTGCTATCCGTGGCGATCTCGGCGTGAACTGGCAGCGTAACCGCACCGAACCCGGCTGGCGCGGCTGGGTGCCCTGGCCCCAGGTGCATGCGGAAGACATCATGTTGGGTAATCCGCCCAACGTACCCGATGTCACCATGATCCATCTTGAGCGGATAGACGCCACGATTTCCCCGCTGGCGCTGTTGAGCCAGCAAATTTATCTGCCGTGGATCAAACTGCAACAGCTACAGGTTAAGCTGGTGCAGAACGCCGATGGAAAAAACAACTGGACGTTTGACCTGGCGGACAGCGATGGCGAAAAGGCCAGTCAGGCTCCCTCCGCATGGTCTTTTCGTCTCGACAACGTCGCCTTTGATCGGGGCACTATCAGCTACCGTGATGCCATCAATAAGGCCGATGTGCAGGTCGTGGTCGACCCGCTGGGTAAGCCGGTGCCTTATGCCCAGCTGGCTGGCGGCGATGATAAGCAAAAAGGTGCGGCCGACTTTGTGTTCGGCTGGCGGGCCAGCGGCACCTACAATAATGAAAAACTGACCGGCGAAGGCAAAATTGGCGGCATGCTGTCACTGCGCAGCCAGAACACGCCATTCCCGGTTGCGGCCGACGTGCGCAATGGCACCACCCGCGTGCGCGTGGCGGGCACCGTGCAGGACCCGATGGATCTGGGCGGGATGGATCTCCGTTTGCGCTTCTCCGGCGACACCCTGGCTAATCTTTACGGACTGACGGGCGTGCTGCTGCCGGATACGCCGCCTTATGAAACTGACGGCCATCTGACGGCGCGTTTTCAGCAGCCGGGCGGAGCCGTATTCCATTATAAAAACTTTAACGGCCATATTGGCGACAGCGACATTCGTGGCTCGCTCGCTTACGCTCAGGGCGACCGCCGGCCTAAGCTGGAAGGCTCGTTGGAGTCGCTTCAGCTGCGCATGGCCGATCTTGGGCCACTGATCGGCGTTAACTCCGGTAAAGACAGCGCGAAGACGGCACGGGCCAAAGCGCAGCGTGGCGAAAAGTCCATGCAACCTGCCGGGCGCGTGCTGCCGCATGACACATTCGACACGCAAAGTTGGCAGGCGATGGATGCTGATGTGCGCTTTCGCGGCAAGCGCATTGAGCACGGCAGTTCGCTACCGATTAGCGACCTTTCGACGCATTTGGTCCTTAATAATGGCAATCTGCTGCTCGATCCGCTGCGTTTTGACATTGCAGGCGGTAGCCTGAATGCCACCGTGCGCTTACAGGGCGACCGGTCGCCGATGCTGGGAAGAGTCGATCTGCATGCGCGCCATCTCAAGCTGCGTCAACTGTTCCCCGACGTGGCCGCCATGCGCAGCGCGCTGGGTCAGATAAACGGAGATGCCAGCCTGAATGGGCGTGGCAACTCGGTGGCTGACCTGCTTGCTACCAGCAATGGCGATCTAAAACTGCTGATGAACGATGGCCTTATCAGCCGCAGCCTGATGGAGATCGTTGGTCTTAACGTCGGTAACTTTGTGGTGGGTAAACTGTTTGGCGATGACGAAGTGAAAATCAACTGCGCCGCCGTCGATTTGCAGATGAAGCAAGGGGTAGCCTCGTCGCGTCTGCTGGTGTTTGATACCGAGAACGCGATTATCAATGTCACCGGTAGCACCAACTTTGCGAATGAACGTCTGGATCTCTCGATTAATCCGCAGAGTAAGGGCATCAGGATTATTACCCTGCGTTCACCGCTCTACGTGCGGGGCACCTTTAAAAACCCGGATGCCGGGGTGAAAACCGGTTCGCTGCTGGCCCGTGGTGCCGCCGCCTTAGCACTGGGTACGGTGGTGGCTCCGGCCGCCGCGTTACTGGCGTTGGTCTCACCCAGCGATAATGACGAGAATCAGTGCACCCGCGTATTGCAACAGATGAAAGCGAAATAA
- a CDS encoding DUF1158 family protein translates to MKNPFDTFLMPMSTLLLGFLSALLLPAPWFGLALTRQLVEVFHLEDIGQLYTLVFCLWFLVLGALEYYAIRFIWLRFVDPR, encoded by the coding sequence ATGAAAAACCCTTTTGACACTTTCCTTATGCCCATGAGCACCCTGCTGCTCGGCTTTCTTTCCGCGCTGCTGCTGCCCGCGCCCTGGTTCGGCCTGGCGCTAACGCGTCAGCTGGTGGAGGTTTTCCATCTGGAGGATATCGGCCAGCTGTATACGCTGGTGTTCTGCCTGTGGTTTTTGGTGCTTGGCGCGCTGGAGTATTACGCGATCCGCTTTATCTGGCTGCGGTTTGTCGATCCCCGTTAA
- the pdeH gene encoding cyclic-guanylate-specific phosphodiesterase, producing MVLNSLSHRLPSAIVEQGLLRERGYWQQCQRSYHFQPIYRVNGSLMAIELLTAVFHPSAPGQNVSPELYFAKIEISQRLNIIAEQLELLVRWERKFIGEKLVASINIDGSTLLAIRHNNRVRQLIARCPWVRFELVEHHLVPQELIVTQMSEPVPLWLDDFGSGMANFSALTEMKYDYIKLARELFIMLRASEEGRNLFDVLLVLINRYCKGVIVEGVETHEEWEQVRRSSACAAQGYLFSRPVPFDQLDILPKHFI from the coding sequence ATGGTGCTGAATAGCCTCAGCCACCGGCTTCCTTCCGCAATTGTCGAACAAGGTCTGCTAAGAGAACGTGGATACTGGCAGCAGTGTCAGCGCTCCTATCACTTCCAGCCGATTTATCGGGTGAACGGAAGCCTGATGGCAATTGAGTTGCTCACCGCGGTGTTCCATCCGTCCGCCCCGGGCCAGAACGTGTCGCCGGAGCTGTATTTTGCCAAAATTGAGATCTCGCAGCGCCTGAACATTATCGCCGAGCAGCTGGAATTGCTGGTTAGATGGGAAAGAAAGTTTATCGGTGAGAAACTGGTTGCCTCGATCAATATCGACGGCTCGACCCTGTTAGCCATTCGGCATAATAACAGGGTGCGCCAGCTGATCGCGCGCTGTCCGTGGGTGCGTTTTGAACTGGTGGAACATCATTTGGTGCCACAGGAGCTGATTGTGACGCAAATGTCTGAACCCGTTCCCCTGTGGCTTGACGATTTCGGATCGGGTATGGCGAATTTCTCGGCCCTGACCGAAATGAAGTATGACTACATCAAGCTGGCGCGAGAACTGTTTATTATGCTGCGCGCCAGCGAAGAGGGGCGCAATCTGTTTGATGTGCTGCTGGTGCTGATCAATCGTTACTGTAAAGGGGTGATCGTTGAAGGCGTCGAAACCCATGAAGAGTGGGAGCAGGTGCGCCGCTCCTCCGCCTGTGCTGCCCAGGGCTATTTATTTTCTCGCCCCGTGCCGTTTGACCAGCTGGATATTCTGCCAAAGCACTTCATCTGA